The Apostichopus japonicus isolate 1M-3 chromosome 20, ASM3797524v1, whole genome shotgun sequence nucleotide sequence tcaaatattattatttattcatcatttcttgtttatgattgttttgtcttctttcttatttttaattaaaaaaaatacagtaatttatatataacaaagaTGACACTAGACATTACTCTCAAATTTCTGGAATATATAGTTTTCTATTGCAAATTAGCTTGATTAACttgattatttaatatttattacacACATATGACTAGCTTCATATTCACAAAATGATTGCAATttacatttatgaatattcacatgTTAAGAGATAAATTGCGTAACTAAGAATTGACTTTGAGAATTGGTACATTTGATTCAATTAAGTTTTGATCAAAGTTCATGTCTTGTTGAAATTCTTTTCAATGTTACCTAGGATTTGCACAATGAAAGTTCTGGAaccatttttattaaaattctttggatttttttgcaccTGTATTTCTTAactacaaatatacaaatatatgtacagtattaagaTAGATTCTTTGGAAAGCATAAAGGAAAACTCCATTCAGTAATGGGACTGAGAAAAGATTTGATCTTGTACAATAAACAGTTAGAGGTAGATTTCCTAAGTATAGAATTTCAAATCGCACTACTAAACTTTGCCAGTCATTACACTATTTGCTTTGTCAACAAAAACCAGGACAACTTTGTAAACCTGTAGCCACACAGATGTTTCTCAGAACTGTTGGAAACATGTCGAAGTAATCAAAAACTTGTTGAATACTTTACTCTAGTTACTATGTAAGTATTTAAGAACAAATGATTGATGAACGGATGAtactttgaagaaatattaatttttttgataATCCTATGCCAATAAAACTCTAAAAAGTCTTACACTTTGAAACTAATTgaactatatagatatatatgtatagatatatagacTAACATGTGAAAACATACTAAACAACATTTAAAGCTCAGATACAATTTTCCACTCAAAAGATACTGAAGAAGaataaagggaaaaaaggaCTTTCAACTAAAACATTATTGATTTCCTCACCATAATCTAAATCAAATAAATGACACTTACCGAACACAAAACATACATCGTTTTATGGGGTGTACCTTCAAAAACACATATATTCCTTGTgcttaacatttattttaaattttattttcaatctgTTTATGACTTCTTCGTCCTTATTCTACTATAAAATAACATGCTTGCAAATGCAGAGCACTAAAAGTCAGAATTTCTCACGAGGAGAAGTATCCAATGCAACATTTTTGGATTATCACATATTATATATCCTGTAATCCTCATTGAATTGACCACTTCTGAGAGATGCATTTGCACAGGTAATTTTGATATTGAATGCCAAATAGGTCTTTAAAACGAAGAAATTTTTACGATATGTGCTTGAGAGTTAAGTCAGATTCATTATGTACCCTGTACGTCCATATATACCTATGGTAACATCCTACATATTATTCTAAATATCAATCTTAAGCAGTAATAATTTTAGATTCACCATGGTGAAGGGTGAAAAAGTCATCTGGATTTTGGCCAAGGTTTTCCATCGCTTCTATGGCTTTTTTTGGTGGATCTAGATAAAACTGCATGGAAAATGAGAAGAGAAAGTAGCTGTTTAGAAACAGGAagattattttcatgtttaagaagaaaaatggtATAGATTAAAGGGAAACAATATACCATTATTTAGACCTCTGTATTACATACTTTGCCacttgaaacaaaataattttcatttgtttgcAAATCCGTATAAATGTTAAACATTTCCCAAAGCTAAAAATATCCCATCCAAGTAAAGCATACAATTTGGTTCTCTTTACAATTTTTTCACTTCTCTAGCAGACTTCAGGTTACAACTGTTCAGCTCATAGAGAAAGACAAGAACTTCAACAATATTGTCAAAAATGTGGTAATGAACAACTTTGTTGAACCTTAATTACCTCCAAATTGTTTCATGTTTACCATGGGTAATACTTTTCTGAAGGTCCAGagccaacccccccctccccaacccctccccctacagTGCCTAGTGACAGAAGATGCACTGTTGAAACTTGAATATGAGTGACTGTTTTAACTTCTAGCATATATATGGAATTGTAATGGTCAAGAATTTCTCTCCAACCAGCACTACTGCTGTTACAGGATATGTAGAGCAACGATAAACGATATCTAACAAACACTGGCAATTACCAAGTCAATGAATTTATTTGCAATTCTAATGAACTTTGACAAGATACTGGATAAACCATCAGTAACCCATCCAACATTGATCCTTCTTCTGTTCATTCGTACTGCAAAATGTGAGAATGTCTCCACTGAGATGGGTTCTTTGAATACATTACCTCAGAACCCAGTCGGAAGGTTCCCCAATGAATACCAAGAGATTTCTGAGCTTTGACGTCTATGTGGACCTTAGCAGCCTCTTCTGGGCTAATGTGAAAGGCTTTCTTGAACCACCTATAGCCACAATGGAGAGCAGAAGATATGATTAAGAGCTTTCAGTAAATGTTCTTCACTTTTTATTACTTTCCCATTTCCTTTTAATTGTTTCTCTAATGTACATTTAAAGCTTTAGGCAGCTGGTTTTGGTTTCACAACCATGATCCACTTCCCAACCACAATCACTCACATTACGCTAATGCTACAGTATCATGTGCAAACAAAATGAAGTCTTTCCTCTCGTATCAAAGAGATAAATTACAGGCTAATGAACCTTTGCAGTTGCAACAAAACCACATGTGATTTCTTATAACTGCACAGTAGCTTAAACACATCCGGTACGAGAAAAATTAAGTGCCCAGAGGTTAAAAGTACTGATATAatttcttttattatgtttattaCATTACTCACAGTGGTTCGTAAGCTCCTATTGGTATAGCTGCCAGACTGAATGGTCCGTACCTATTACCGATTTCTTTGAAGCCTTTACAGTAGCCAGTATCTCCTGCAAAATAGAAACTAGCAGATGGACCTTTTATGACCCATGAACCCCAAAGGGTCTTACAGTAATCTCTGGCAGATCTTCTGGTCCAGTGTTGTGTTGGTGTAAATGCTATAAGTATCTCAGGATGGCTTTCCAAACAACTCTCCTGCCACCAATCCATCTCGACCACATTCTCGCAACCCGTGTCACGAAACCACTGCTTGAGACCCAACGGAGCAAACCATCTCAAAGACTCTCCAAATCTCTCGTTGAGTGCTCGGACTGTATGTTCATCAAGATGATCAAAGTGGTTATGACTGGTAAAGACAGCATTGATTTCTGGAAGTTCCTCCACAGTCACTGGACAAGGTCGATACCTCTTTTTCCCTATAATTCCCTTTGGACCACAAGTCTGGCTAAAGATAGGGTCGGTTAGGAATGTGATACCATCAAACTGCACTAATGTTGAAGCATGGCCTATCCATACTACTCGAATGCTGCCTGGCGGCGGAGGTCGTTTCAGCTCTTCGTAGTTTACTTCTTTCACAGGAAGTGTAGTATCCAGCTCCTGGAAGGAAGAAAAGAGTACTATTAAAGGAGAACTAAGAAAATCCTTCAATAATAGGATGCAAGCATCTATCTTTGGCCATAAGACCAGGCTCCAGTAGCATAGTGTAGTTCTATGAAATTATTTACCTAAAACACATTCTTTTGTGATTTTTAAGAATGTTAGTTTACTAGCTATCTCCAAGAAACTgatttttgttgtgtttgtcCAATCAAGGGTTGTTGCAACTTGTAGACAAGATTAATGGACACTTGATAAATTTTACAGTACATCACACATTAGTGTTTTTATTCTATGGAAAAAGAAATTCCTATGAAAGAGCTCAAAGGAACATTTGGTTGTGAATTTCTCAGACTAGACATTTTGTATCATTGGACATCAAAGTCGGCTACATAAATATCAATGAAGTCTTCTCACCGATGCAGAAGGAAGGTTGATTTTACTTTTGTCAAAGAGAACCCACTTGAGGAACTTCTTCAATGTGTTATCCTCCCACGTGTCCCATGGGTTTATGTATTGTCCGTTTTTAAAAATTGATTGAGTCACTGGTGCAGATTTGTCATTGGGTGATGATGAACCTTCTGCCTGGTGGTCAGTTTGTGAGGGTGGTATGCCGGCCTCTGCCATGAATGCTACAGCCAGTTAAACAAGTGTCCACAATTAAAATCTGTagagagaaaataaacattCTGAATTTATATGTGTCTTGTGATATTTCTGTTTGGTGGAGGGtataatactgtatatgatGATGCTACTGTATGTTTGCAGGGCTCCTTAGGGCAGCTTTGTTAAGGTAATTTTCTAAATTGCacacaaatatgctagacagaTAAAGATTGGTTACATCTGTGGTCAACTTCCAAGTCTTGCTTTATGGCCACTTTTGAGCAACTCGCTGTCAATGGCAGAACCAGGGAGTAGGGGATTGCAGCAATCCCAATCTCCCGACTTTGCTCTGGTAAAACAATCCTAAAGCCCCTCTATTCCTTAAAACTTAATTTGCATGGGAGGGGGATGCACTTTATTACAGGCATGACTCCCCACTGTCCCACCTCCCTCCATTTGTTGCAATATTACGTTGATACTATATGGATGCAAACACAAGAGAAAGTGCATCTGCTGTATGATTCTGGCAAAAATACCACTTCTGATAGGCTAACTTTCAAGTTTGGCTGCCTTTGTTTCACTATATGCCACCTAATACTAGTGTTTGGTATATATACAGTGATGTAACCTACTGTCTTAGGCaatacattttttaacaaaggGGAATCTGACAGGTACATATCTTACCCAAGTTGTGTATCAGTTTGGAAATGAAACTAAACACTGCACTGCCAGAAGAGTGCAAGGTGCATCAAGAGTTACCATACATCAGTCAAGGTTTCTACTTCATGGCCATATAGGAATTGGGCCTAGCTTAGGCCTATTTGGAAACAACAATGTCTGGGCTAAGTTTGCCTAGGCCTCATTTTAGGTCTGGTTAGGCTACTGTACGTTCTTCAGCCTAAGGATGACTGACCATCATATGTTAGGTAGCCTTCGGAGCAACATAGATGATTTTCACAATTAAAGGCGGATTTTGGTTGGGAAGGAGGTCTAAACATTGCAAACCTTTGTTTCGCGTAACACATACCCATACAGTATACCTATATGCCTACGTTCATAATCCCTTTGACGGAAATGTCACATTCGGTCGGGTTCCACAGCAGAGCTCAGGCCTCCTTTGGTCGCACTGGTTTACAAAGTTACAACCATTTCACAAAAGCCTGGTGCATATTAACACCTATTGCAGATTTTGTTTACCACGCAATACATATCACATGTCACCTGCTATGACTTACTGTCGGAACTGATGTATTTTGTTATGGTTAACAGTACATTGTATAATGAGATCTAGGGCTACGCTTGATGACGTAACAAAGCGAAAAAACAGACCCCATGACCAATTTCTAAGGGACCAAATACGGAGATTGCTTCAAGGCTCCACTGTCACCGCTAAGAACACTACGCAGTAACTATTTGCCCCTGAACCCAGGAGGTGCTGATCAAGAGTAAAATATGTGTTTGGTGATGAAACTGATGAGGtttaaatttgttaatgctTTCATGTTTGACGGGGTACAGCTGGATCATCCTGGATGAATGAGATGGTATCTAGAAAACTTTTTTGACATTAGACCTTTCGaaacaaaattcataaaattaAACTTTTGACTTTTGTAACTCTACAAACATAGAAACGTGAGGAGACAGAGGCATGCAGTACAATTCCCACCCACCCATTCTAAAACAGTGCAATGTATAGAGAACCAAAGACTTGACCTCACTGACAAGTAGgatccttttttttcaattttcaagaagTTCAACATAGCTTGAGTTATAACTAGTATGTTGCTGCTGGTTACATATcatgtctttctttttttactttgaaaGTACGATTATGAGAAATAACATAAGTCATTCATTAAGATAGCCAATATATCTATTTCTGTCATTCACAGCACAACGACCATCTGTGGCACTTCCTCCGGAGGATTAGTCACCAGAATACCATAGATGTATGAAACATACACTTCTCTCTTTTAAATACAGAACAACTAAAACTTGGAGAAAAGAGAAACTTGAGCAATGCCAATCTTGGCAACCTGCAACTGTCTCAACATCTTCATCAATGAAGAACATTTTGACATGGTCTCAAAGAGATCACATAGAGAATTATATGTGGAATTACCATGGCAATACTTCCACCATGGTACTATCGCAAATGTTTCAATTAGATTAAAGTGCCAACTACAGTACATGAAGGCTCAAAGTCTTGTAATTTGTAATCTATTAAATATGATCAGCTAAAACATCAGTTATTCTTGTGTTCAAGCTTTAAAAATTATCAATAAATACAATCAAAGTTGATTCGAAATGCCATAAACTAAAGGGAACCTCATGGTACTGAAGCACTGTTATAGAATTAAGAGTAGATCAAGTACAAAAAACTTTCACAATCATTCTGCCTTTAAAGtaaacttgaccattttgccTTGCATTGAAGTAGTTGCATCATTTTTTAAGTCAGTTACACATTTGCTTGTCCTTAACGATTCTGATAACAGAGATTTTATTGAAGTGAAATCTGAATAAACAAACATCACACAAACAAGATATTTCTTGGTAAAATTTAAAACTGCAATCATGAACCAAATGTATGAAGGGGCAGCGGTTAGCATCTAACAATTATAAGCATACATCCATGGAGTTAAGATGTTTGTTTCGCATTCCTTGTTGTTGAACTGTATCCAATCCATAAGTTAAAACAGCCATGCCACAAGTAAAAAATATTCCATTCCTTCAATATTTCAATTCTTACCTTGTACAAATTGTGTTTGTACAAAGACTGTTCTATGATAGAAGAGCCTAAAATTCATTCCAACCTTTTCCAGTGCAGTTGTTTACTTGGTTCACCTTCATACAGATATGGACACAAAACAGGGGAAAATCACCCTACGGATAATATAGCTGAGTTTATTAGCAAAAATATCGTTTAATAGGACTAGTTAATTCACAAATTTGTCACAAGCCATTTCATCATGTTTTCTGATAACCAATATTATGACatcaatgcatattcatgtattttCATTCTGATGCGAAAGAGTTTTGATTCAAGTGGTTGGATAGAGTTAGTTTTCCTTGGCTTCCAGTTTGCGCTTCAAGCTCTCTGGCATCTCTGGTGGAGGAGGGCGTGGCATGCGGAAGTAGACCTTGACTGAATCGTAGATGAACCACTGCAGGGCAGTCAGCGTACCGATCATGATGATACGGGCGAATAGACCTTTCCATAGACCTAAAAAAGGATGAATGGGCGACAAAATGATGAATACTCCAAAATACTACTACCAAAGAGGTTTGTAAACATACCTGACTGGCAATGATAGACCACATCAAGATGGGAGGATAAGTAAACATGTAGTAAGTGTTATGCAAAACTTTGGGTTCTTGTTAATTGTTACACTAGGGAAAAACTAATGATGACACTTTGTGCAATAGCTTTGTATGACGTCAACGTCAATTCTCTTTTGAAGTACTATGGCTCCTGTTTACGAAAAGCTGCTATAAATCTTTGCCCTTGTATGGCAACTTGTCCATGTTGCTTAACAATTTGTAATGTGACACATGATCAATTGTTGCCCATACACAACATAAGTAGATGTGACTTTTTACTGCTTgtttattaaaaacaataacatgtcATTTAATTGTTGTCCTTTCTTAAATTATCATAGAACGAGATTACCTTCATATCATCAGATACATTCATCAAATAATAAGTCACTGCAGACAACTATTTATATTAATTGATGAAGTCAGAACCTTTTGGTGCTTTGGTCTTGTGTACATACAAGCACAAAGAAACATGTTCAAGTAATACATGCAATGCCAAATTAGCAAACATCCAAACATCTTGAGAAGCTTTCATCAAATTTCCATAACCTCTGTGATGATATGCAAAACCAAAATTCAATAACAATCTCAAGCCTTAGCTTGTTACTACAGTTTTAGAAATAGCATGATTTCCACTGATAGGAAACGGAGGTCTGGGttatacaaaatttgaaaatgaaataagaaaacACTGATAACTCTTTCATTACAGTTCACTCAGTGGAAACATCTCTGTTAAACTATACACCTATTTGTAGTATTTATACACCATCATCAGTACAAAGTACAAATGAAAAAATTGTCCCCACAAAGGTCTACGATCAAAGGATGGATCAGCTGTAGCAGCTACCAATGAACTATTAAGACCACTCTGGAGGTATATTTCTGTTACACACCAATGACTCAAGCACTTCCAATGGCACACAACACAAAGTGTTGCTGGGTAAAGCTCAACAATGTGACCCAAGAACACTTGCAAACCTACTGCATCTCTTTGAAGGGAGGTCCTACTCTGTTGAAAGGAACAGAGTGTGATACTGCCAACAAAGAACAGCATGATTACATATGCCTTGAATACACATTAGATGACAGAATACCCCAGAAGCGGATCTAAGGTAGTGTGTTTGAACCAAAGAAAACACTAGCAAATACATACACTTATCAACAATATAAACTGCAACAAAGCACTTCCACCTTAAATGGAACAcaaattttctgcaacatttaTCAACTAAAACCCATCTGCAAAGGGTTAAATACTCACCAGCCATACCAAGCTTCTTAGCTGCTGCTATGGCAGTGCTACCCTTGTCTTGGTTCAGTTTGGACACAACAGTGTCAGCAGGGTGAGAGACAACAGCACAGAATACACCAGCTGAAAAAGACAATGAGATAGCAATTGCCATAAATATAACTTACATCCTTTGTTACTAAATGGCAGGTAGAATCCATGGACAAGGAACAACGACAAAAACCAAATTCAAAATGCTTAAAATCTTTACAAAACGGCCGAATGGCTATGTGCCTAGctcttttacatatttacaggCCATGGAGATGACACCACCCTTTCCCCAAGGTGTGCACTTACCGATGTAGCCAGCTACGAAGGTTACAATCAGTTGCTCTGGTTTGGTGCATTCGCTACGTGGTTTGGGCACAACATGCTTGTACAGAGCTTCTACTGTCCTTTCGAAGCAGGCAAACTTCATCATGGTGTAAGGGATCTGCCTCAACCACAGTGGTGGAAGACCCTTGTAAAATCTACAAGaacaaaaataatcataattttaGGAATCAAACAAACCTTTACCAAAGTAACATTCTTAATCACATTAAGTTACACTTTTTTGCACTAATGT carries:
- the LOC139960934 gene encoding N-acyl-phosphatidylethanolamine-hydrolyzing phospholipase D-like isoform X1; this translates as MAEAGIPPSQTDHQAEGSSSPNDKSAPVTQSIFKNGQYINPWDTWEDNTLKKFLKWVLFDKSKINLPSASELDTTLPVKEVNYEELKRPPPPGSIRVVWIGHASTLVQFDGITFLTDPIFSQTCGPKGIIGKKRYRPCPVTVEELPEINAVFTSHNHFDHLDEHTVRALNERFGESLRWFAPLGLKQWFRDTGCENVVEMDWWQESCLESHPEILIAFTPTQHWTRRSARDYCKTLWGSWVIKGPSASFYFAGDTGYCKGFKEIGNRYGPFSLAAIPIGAYEPLWFKKAFHISPEEAAKVHIDVKAQKSLGIHWGTFRLGSEFYLDPPKKAIEAMENLGQNPDDFFTLHHVLARPSLLVSDVQECGIIFQDW
- the LOC139960934 gene encoding N-acyl-phosphatidylethanolamine-hydrolyzing phospholipase D-like isoform X2, coding for MAEAGIPPSQTDHQAEGSSSPNDKSAPVTQSIFKNGQYINPWDTWEDNTLKKFLKWVLFDKSKINLPSASELDTTLPVKEVNYEELKRPPPPGSIRVVWIGHASTLVQFDGITFLTDPIFSQTCGPKGIIGKKRYRPCPVTVEELPEINAVFTSHNHFDHLDEHTVRALNERFGESLRWFAPLGLKQWFRDTGCENVVEMDWWQESCLESHPEILIAFTPTQHWTRRSARDYCKTLWGSWVIKGPSASFYFAGDTGYCKGFKEIGNRYGPFSLAAIPIGAYEPLWFKKAFHISPEEAAKVHIDVKAQKSLGIHWGTFRLGSEFYLDPPKKAIEAMENLGQNPDDFFTLHHGIRYSKTTTNYYFSSRTNSS